The following coding sequences lie in one Streptomyces sp. NBC_00510 genomic window:
- a CDS encoding SDR family oxidoreductase — protein MPHIAKTELGNAHVLLTGATGFVGQAVLERLLTDHPATHISLLVRRKGRQTGQDRLRRLLRKPVFERWRDAVGAEETERIVRERITVLDGSMTSIPELPSDLDVVIHSASTVSFDPPIHEAFDTNVNGAVSLYQALLASGSDPHVVHVSTCYVGGLRRGVVPEARLEHDVDWRTEWRSATQAHERTELTSREPARLERFMSRARGDHGKEGPIAAARASEDARREWVRSHLVDAGRRRAQSLGWTDVYTLTKALAERAAEDLWGEAGHRLSVVRPAIIESAIRHPFPGWIDGFKVADPLIFAYGRGQLPDFPGLPDSILDVIPVDFVVNAILATAANPAPVDQPEYFHIASGASNPLPFHRMYENVRDYYLQHPLPKDDGFIEVPTWKFAGERKFNRRLLLAKKKADLWDAGLRLMPNDERKRALTAQNAKLRAGIATLSNFTDLYRAYVQAEIIFDDRNARALNNALPAEVHEDRGFDVERIDWEEYLQKVHLPSLSELTAAHRRRKAVAARPANARPRPALPERTDVLAVFDLERTVVDSNIVEQYLWVRTSGFRKAAWPKEVADLLASLPGYLRAEKRDRGEFIRAFLRRYRGLPVARLEEVVRRGYADTMLRHTSADALARIREHRAAGHRTVLVTGSIGLLAAPLAGLFDEVVGSSMHAKDGVLTGYLAKPPLVDEARAAWLLRYAEEGGYDLAASYGYGDSHCDLAWLSLLGKPSAINPDAELARESHKRNWDIHRWKSGGSGVRSEVNAARVTIPARTDEESA, from the coding sequence ATGCCGCACATCGCGAAGACCGAACTCGGCAACGCGCACGTCCTGCTCACCGGCGCGACCGGCTTCGTCGGGCAAGCCGTCCTCGAGCGGCTGCTCACCGATCACCCCGCCACCCACATCTCGCTCCTCGTGCGCAGGAAGGGCAGACAGACCGGGCAGGACCGGCTCCGGCGGCTGCTGCGCAAGCCCGTGTTCGAGCGCTGGCGAGATGCGGTGGGGGCCGAAGAGACCGAGCGCATCGTCCGTGAGCGGATCACCGTGCTCGACGGCAGCATGACCAGCATTCCCGAGCTGCCTTCCGACCTTGACGTCGTGATCCACTCGGCGTCGACCGTCTCGTTCGACCCGCCCATCCACGAGGCGTTCGACACGAACGTCAACGGTGCCGTGAGCCTCTACCAGGCCCTGCTCGCCTCCGGATCGGACCCGCACGTCGTCCACGTGTCGACCTGCTACGTCGGGGGACTCCGTCGCGGTGTGGTGCCCGAGGCCAGGCTCGAGCACGACGTCGACTGGCGCACCGAGTGGCGCTCTGCGACACAGGCCCACGAGCGCACCGAGCTCACCTCGCGGGAACCGGCGCGGCTCGAGCGGTTCATGTCCCGCGCCCGCGGCGACCACGGCAAGGAGGGCCCGATCGCGGCGGCCCGCGCGAGCGAGGACGCGCGGCGTGAGTGGGTGCGTTCCCACCTCGTCGACGCCGGCCGGCGGCGCGCCCAGAGCCTGGGCTGGACCGACGTCTACACACTCACGAAGGCACTCGCGGAACGTGCCGCGGAAGACCTGTGGGGCGAGGCCGGGCACCGGCTTTCGGTGGTCCGGCCCGCGATCATCGAGAGCGCCATCCGGCATCCGTTCCCCGGCTGGATCGACGGCTTCAAGGTCGCCGATCCGCTGATCTTCGCCTACGGCCGCGGCCAGCTGCCGGACTTCCCGGGGCTGCCCGACTCGATCCTCGACGTCATCCCCGTCGACTTCGTCGTCAACGCCATCCTCGCCACGGCGGCCAACCCGGCCCCCGTCGACCAGCCGGAGTACTTCCACATCGCCTCGGGTGCGTCGAATCCGCTGCCGTTCCACCGCATGTACGAGAACGTGCGCGACTACTACCTGCAGCACCCGCTGCCCAAGGACGACGGTTTCATCGAGGTGCCGACCTGGAAGTTCGCGGGCGAGCGCAAGTTCAACCGGCGTCTTCTGCTGGCGAAGAAGAAGGCCGACCTGTGGGACGCCGGTCTGCGGCTGATGCCGAACGACGAGCGCAAGCGCGCCCTCACGGCCCAGAACGCCAAGCTGCGCGCCGGCATTGCCACCCTGAGCAACTTCACCGATCTCTACCGCGCCTATGTGCAGGCCGAGATCATCTTCGACGACCGCAACGCCCGCGCGCTGAACAACGCCCTTCCGGCCGAGGTGCACGAGGACCGTGGCTTCGATGTGGAGCGGATCGACTGGGAGGAGTACCTGCAGAAGGTGCACCTGCCCTCCCTGAGCGAGCTGACAGCGGCCCACCGTCGCCGGAAGGCCGTGGCCGCCCGGCCGGCGAACGCCCGCCCGAGACCCGCGCTGCCGGAGCGTACCGACGTGCTCGCCGTCTTCGACCTCGAACGGACCGTCGTCGACTCCAACATCGTCGAGCAGTACCTCTGGGTGCGTACCTCGGGCTTCCGCAAGGCGGCCTGGCCGAAGGAGGTCGCGGACCTGCTCGCCTCGCTGCCCGGCTACCTCCGCGCCGAGAAGCGCGACCGCGGCGAGTTCATCCGTGCGTTCCTGCGCCGCTACCGCGGCCTGCCCGTCGCCCGTCTCGAGGAGGTCGTGCGGCGCGGCTACGCCGACACGATGCTGCGGCACACGAGCGCGGACGCCCTGGCACGCATCCGCGAGCACCGTGCGGCGGGTCACCGCACCGTCCTGGTGACCGGCTCCATCGGCCTGCTCGCCGCTCCGCTCGCCGGCCTGTTCGACGAGGTCGTCGGGAGCTCCATGCACGCGAAGGACGGTGTGCTCACCGGCTACCTCGCGAAGCCGCCGCTCGTCGACGAGGCGAGGGCCGCGTGGCTCCTGCGGTACGCCGAGGAGGGCGGCTACGACCTCGCCGCCTCCTACGGCTACGGCGACAGCCACTGCGACCTGGCGTGGCTGTCCCTGCTGGGCAAGCCTTCGGCGATCAACCCCGACGCCGAACTGGCGCGCGAGTCGCACAAGAGGAACTGGGACATCCACCGCTGGAAGAGCGGCGGTTCGGGTGTGCGCAGCGAGGTCAACGCTGCACGGGTGACGATTCCGGCGCGGACCGACGAGGAGAGTGCCTGA
- a CDS encoding SDR family oxidoreductase — translation MLSPTGVALVTGATSGIGAAFARALADRGWDLVLVARDRQRLGRMAVELESRGRAVEVLPADLSDRSDVERVVARLEDPARPVDMLVNNAGFGVHASITSADTAPHDRAVEVMGRAVLVLAGAAGRAMRERGHGAIVNVSSTAGFVTMGSYSAVKAFVTSLTEGLANELHGTGVTVTALCPGWVRTEFHARAGIRSSSIPDFLWLDADRLVETSLRDVRRGRVISMPSLRYRLLIWFTRHLPRHTVRWISRRISSSRNDSPTH, via the coding sequence ATGCTGAGCCCGACGGGAGTCGCACTTGTCACCGGTGCGACGTCGGGCATCGGAGCGGCGTTCGCGCGCGCTCTGGCAGACCGCGGATGGGACCTCGTCCTGGTGGCGCGCGACCGGCAGCGGCTCGGCCGGATGGCAGTCGAGCTGGAATCCCGGGGCCGTGCCGTCGAGGTGCTGCCCGCCGACCTGTCCGATCGCTCCGACGTCGAACGTGTCGTCGCGCGATTGGAAGACCCCGCCCGTCCGGTGGACATGCTCGTGAACAACGCCGGTTTCGGCGTGCACGCATCGATCACCTCGGCCGACACCGCTCCCCACGACCGGGCGGTCGAGGTCATGGGACGCGCGGTGCTGGTGCTCGCCGGCGCCGCCGGGCGGGCCATGCGCGAACGCGGACACGGTGCGATCGTCAATGTGTCGAGCACGGCCGGCTTCGTCACGATGGGGAGCTATTCGGCCGTCAAGGCCTTCGTGACCTCGCTCACCGAGGGACTGGCGAACGAACTGCACGGAACGGGCGTCACCGTGACGGCGCTCTGTCCGGGCTGGGTCCGCACGGAATTCCACGCCCGGGCCGGAATCCGGTCGTCGAGCATTCCGGACTTCCTCTGGCTCGACGCCGATCGACTCGTGGAGACGAGTCTGCGCGACGTGCGGCGCGGACGGGTGATCTCCATGCCGAGCCTCCGGTACCGGCTGCTCATCTGGTTCACACGTCATCTTCCGCGCCACACCGTGCGGTGGATCTCGCGACGGATCTCGTCCAGCCGCAACGACAGTCCCACCCACTGA
- a CDS encoding carbohydrate-binding protein, protein MRLRRLVRAALAAVCIMTATAVGLSAPAVAAPTDAAFDSATGALNVDRAAYLSKHDLVYNRPTTNPLHGLTVGNGRTGAMAWQSNGLTMQVSGVDTSQQTAFGAGLLNLSTTPALESGYSTYQQRLSLYDGTLTTTYDANRTVTVMGVPNSEVMGVHVEDSRSGVSAVNLDLSLWDTSQLGNSGDVPDLNTWKTVSTYADSAGAGLSRGQSDAQNFGYTLAASVEGAAYNARVVDGRTVRLSITPSRSYTVWFTASSRLNAPSHDSATEAKRALASAKSRGYSATLGDFRSWWHDFWGKSFVQYSGLSGDADYLENVYYLSTYMIAAGGYGTNPFHFINGVFRATGDQTKWSNAYWFWNQRDVYNSFLASNHVDLLAGFNRLYSRNATALKAYTRTRYNVDGLWVPETMGWDGNARGTVNSDFTKNIWSTGTEAAYNMYLQYAYTNDTAYLRNTAYPFMRDVVKFYAAKLSYDSASGTYYVASSHAHETYWNVPNAITDLAAVRTLFPLAIRASQSLSLDADLRPQWQRIVDNLIAYPSTADVYLPHTPPLAQTRNGENVAAEIIWPYDRTGIGYPDQQKAVNTFNARPFPYGNVWANDAVQAARLGLGDQAYQGMKTMLRKYQTYPNGMTDNTNGVFEYLGVHLAALNESLLQSYNDKIRVFPAAPSDSSFTGRFTLLAKGGFTVSSEREAGEVKYIGIKSLYGNATRIVNPWGSQQVRVRDVSGGTTVLTTSAAEFDLPTVAGRVYVVERTAKPLSSYSPVRLTGSANQGEKALSGTTSTLGMAQTPNPMINNTQLTYDSNWHATSGRGYGDYNDDTHHSTTVNAVAQYTFTGTGVAYISERNGDMGPVDVYLDGALQATVDLRVSGARQVQQTVWQRSGLTRGTHTIRIVNRSASVGMVDALRITP, encoded by the coding sequence ATGAGACTGCGCAGACTCGTGCGAGCCGCGCTCGCAGCCGTCTGCATCATGACCGCGACCGCCGTCGGCCTCTCGGCCCCGGCCGTGGCGGCACCGACGGACGCCGCGTTCGACTCCGCCACCGGAGCCCTGAACGTGGATCGCGCCGCCTACCTGTCCAAGCACGACCTCGTCTACAACCGGCCCACCACCAACCCGCTGCACGGGTTAACCGTCGGCAACGGCCGTACGGGTGCGATGGCCTGGCAGAGCAACGGGCTGACCATGCAGGTGTCCGGTGTGGACACCTCGCAGCAGACGGCGTTCGGCGCGGGACTGCTCAACCTGTCCACGACCCCGGCGCTCGAGAGCGGCTACAGCACCTATCAGCAACGCCTGTCGCTCTACGACGGCACCCTGACCACCACGTACGACGCCAACCGCACCGTGACGGTGATGGGCGTACCCAATTCCGAGGTCATGGGCGTGCACGTCGAGGACTCGCGCTCCGGGGTCTCCGCGGTCAACCTCGACCTGAGCCTGTGGGACACCTCCCAGCTGGGCAACAGCGGTGACGTGCCCGACCTCAACACCTGGAAGACGGTCTCGACGTACGCCGACTCCGCGGGCGCCGGACTCAGCCGCGGCCAGTCCGACGCGCAGAACTTCGGCTACACCCTGGCGGCCAGCGTGGAGGGAGCGGCCTACAACGCACGGGTCGTCGACGGCCGGACCGTCCGGCTCTCTATCACCCCATCACGCAGCTACACCGTCTGGTTCACCGCGAGCAGCCGCCTCAACGCGCCCTCCCACGATTCGGCGACCGAGGCGAAGCGCGCGCTGGCATCGGCCAAGAGCCGAGGATACAGCGCGACGCTCGGCGACTTCCGGTCCTGGTGGCACGACTTCTGGGGCAAGTCGTTCGTGCAGTACTCGGGGCTGTCCGGGGACGCGGACTACCTGGAGAACGTCTACTACCTGAGCACGTACATGATCGCCGCCGGTGGGTACGGCACCAATCCGTTCCACTTCATCAACGGCGTGTTCCGGGCCACCGGTGACCAGACCAAGTGGAGCAACGCCTACTGGTTCTGGAACCAGCGCGACGTCTACAACTCCTTCCTCGCCTCCAACCACGTCGACCTGCTGGCCGGCTTCAACCGCCTCTACAGCCGCAACGCGACTGCGCTGAAGGCGTACACCCGGACCCGCTACAACGTCGACGGGCTGTGGGTGCCGGAGACCATGGGCTGGGACGGCAACGCCCGGGGCACCGTCAACAGCGACTTCACGAAGAACATCTGGTCGACGGGCACCGAGGCCGCGTACAACATGTATCTCCAGTACGCGTACACCAACGACACCGCCTACCTGCGGAACACCGCCTATCCCTTCATGCGGGACGTGGTGAAGTTCTACGCCGCGAAGCTGTCCTACGACTCCGCCTCCGGCACGTACTACGTGGCGAGTTCGCACGCGCACGAGACGTACTGGAACGTACCGAACGCGATCACCGACCTCGCGGCGGTGCGCACCCTGTTCCCCCTCGCGATCCGCGCGTCCCAGTCGCTGAGCCTGGACGCCGACCTGCGGCCGCAGTGGCAGCGGATCGTGGACAACCTGATCGCCTACCCGTCCACCGCGGACGTCTACCTGCCGCACACCCCACCGCTCGCGCAGACCCGCAACGGGGAGAACGTCGCGGCCGAGATCATCTGGCCCTACGACCGGACCGGCATCGGCTACCCGGACCAGCAGAAGGCCGTGAACACCTTCAACGCACGTCCCTTCCCGTACGGCAACGTCTGGGCCAACGACGCCGTGCAGGCGGCCCGGTTGGGGCTGGGCGACCAGGCGTACCAGGGCATGAAGACGATGCTCCGCAAGTACCAGACCTATCCCAACGGCATGACCGACAACACCAACGGCGTCTTCGAATACCTCGGGGTGCACCTCGCGGCCCTCAACGAGTCGCTGCTCCAGTCCTACAACGACAAGATCCGGGTCTTCCCCGCGGCGCCGAGCGACTCCTCGTTCACGGGACGATTCACCCTGCTGGCCAAGGGCGGCTTCACGGTCAGTTCGGAGCGTGAGGCGGGCGAGGTGAAGTACATCGGCATCAAGAGCCTGTACGGCAACGCCACGCGCATCGTGAACCCGTGGGGGAGTCAGCAGGTCAGGGTCCGCGACGTCTCCGGCGGCACGACCGTACTCACCACCAGCGCCGCCGAGTTCGACCTCCCCACGGTCGCCGGAAGGGTGTACGTGGTGGAGCGCACCGCCAAGCCGCTGTCCTCCTACTCCCCCGTACGCCTCACCGGATCCGCGAACCAGGGAGAGAAGGCCCTGAGCGGCACCACCTCCACCCTGGGCATGGCCCAGACCCCCAACCCCATGATCAACAACACCCAGTTGACCTACGACAGCAACTGGCACGCGACCAGCGGGCGAGGCTACGGCGACTACAACGACGACACCCACCACAGCACGACGGTGAACGCCGTGGCCCAGTACACCTTCACCGGTACGGGAGTCGCCTACATCTCCGAACGCAACGGCGACATGGGACCGGTCGACGTCTATCTCGACGGCGCCCTCCAGGCGACGGTGGACCTGCGCGTCTCCGGCGCGCGGCAGGTGCAGCAGACCGTCTGGCAACGCAGCGGCCTGACCCGGGGAACGCACACCATCCGCATCGTCAACCGCAGCGCCTCGGTGGGGATGGTGGACGCCCTGCGCATCACGCCGTAG
- a CDS encoding 1-acyl-sn-glycerol-3-phosphate acyltransferase translates to MPATMRDRFTSRSHAAARFVAQRGLLKPVVWSVTSVTVLGRECLEKVEDAYVVVANHTSHLDTPLIMGALPRRLARYLAVGAAADYFFDVWRRRGLTALFFNAFPVDRTGASARRVSARALLNRGVPLLIFPEGTRSRDGSLGVFKPGAAALASSAEVPVLPVAVIGAYAAHPRGSNWPKPGRLPVGVVFGEPLTALPGESVDEFTARIRSAIVSLTEENSDRILGAHATSRRFI, encoded by the coding sequence ATGCCCGCGACGATGCGCGACCGTTTCACCTCACGCTCTCACGCCGCGGCGCGTTTCGTCGCGCAGCGGGGGCTGCTGAAGCCCGTCGTGTGGAGTGTGACCAGCGTGACGGTACTGGGGCGCGAGTGCCTGGAAAAGGTCGAGGACGCCTATGTGGTCGTCGCCAACCACACGTCTCACCTCGACACGCCACTCATCATGGGTGCGCTGCCCCGCCGATTGGCGCGTTACCTCGCGGTGGGAGCCGCCGCCGACTACTTCTTCGACGTGTGGCGGCGGCGCGGCCTCACGGCCCTCTTCTTCAACGCCTTCCCGGTCGACCGCACCGGAGCGAGCGCGCGCAGAGTGAGCGCCAGGGCTCTGCTGAACCGGGGAGTGCCCCTCCTGATCTTCCCCGAGGGCACCCGCTCGCGCGACGGATCGCTCGGGGTGTTCAAGCCCGGGGCGGCGGCGCTCGCCTCGTCGGCCGAGGTGCCGGTGCTTCCCGTCGCGGTCATCGGGGCGTACGCGGCGCACCCCCGCGGATCGAATTGGCCGAAACCGGGCCGCCTGCCGGTCGGGGTGGTCTTCGGCGAACCGCTCACGGCCCTTCCCGGAGAGTCGGTGGACGAGTTCACCGCACGCATCCGCTCGGCGATCGTCAGCCTGACCGAGGAGAACTCCGACCGGATCCTCGGCGCCCATGCCACCTCACGTCGTTTTATCTGA
- a CDS encoding ferritin-like domain-containing protein, with protein sequence MAFDIDKYAKNSTGVQWSDLDFDEFERNPLPEGTLRTLRYMCDIEYHTVCYMRDLLTTPSHNEPAVGTFMTMWNREEFWHGEALAAVLERHGVRVDFDELKATRLKLGWKDRLGTVKQTAMSRLIGHDFVAVHMAWGAANEWSAHAAYHRLAALESHPVLVPLLKRIAQQETKHVAFYASQARDRLAASKKARVVARFALEKAWGPVGSGVMPESEVTHVMTHLFAGAEGRRLVRDVDSHIAKLPGLEGLRIVEDSMDKRGIAA encoded by the coding sequence ATGGCTTTCGACATAGACAAGTACGCGAAGAACTCCACCGGGGTGCAGTGGTCCGACCTCGACTTCGACGAGTTCGAGCGCAACCCGCTCCCCGAGGGGACGCTGCGCACGCTGCGCTACATGTGCGACATCGAGTACCACACGGTCTGCTACATGCGTGATCTGCTGACGACCCCGTCCCACAACGAGCCCGCGGTGGGCACTTTCATGACGATGTGGAACCGCGAGGAGTTCTGGCACGGCGAAGCGCTCGCGGCCGTGCTCGAGCGCCACGGCGTCCGCGTCGACTTCGACGAGCTCAAGGCGACCCGTCTGAAGCTCGGCTGGAAGGACCGCTTGGGGACGGTGAAGCAGACGGCGATGAGCCGCCTCATCGGACATGACTTCGTCGCGGTGCACATGGCGTGGGGCGCGGCGAACGAATGGTCGGCGCACGCCGCGTACCACCGGCTCGCGGCACTGGAGAGCCACCCGGTACTGGTGCCGCTGCTGAAGCGGATCGCGCAGCAGGAGACGAAGCACGTCGCGTTCTACGCCTCGCAGGCGCGTGACCGGCTCGCGGCGAGCAAGAAGGCCCGTGTGGTCGCCCGGTTCGCGCTCGAGAAGGCCTGGGGCCCGGTCGGCTCGGGCGTCATGCCCGAGAGCGAGGTCACACACGTCATGACCCACCTCTTCGCAGGCGCCGAGGGCCGCCGACTCGTCCGCGACGTCGACTCGCACATCGCGAAGCTGCCGGGCTTGGAAGGGCTGCGCATAGTCGAGGACTCCATGGACAAGCGCGGCATCGCCGCCTGA
- a CDS encoding cupin domain-containing protein, with protein sequence MDRTDEQPRSELWKSQLKTLQDVKPPFVPEGATSMTIIVWREPGDPGAPPHRHSGPAFGYVTEGAVRFELEGEPERVIKAGETFWEPGGDVIHYQDGNALDDERTEFVVTMLCAPGQPMLTVVDEDELAQRAHLRAPRPAAG encoded by the coding sequence GTGGACAGGACCGATGAGCAGCCCCGCTCGGAGCTGTGGAAGTCGCAGCTGAAGACGCTGCAGGACGTCAAGCCGCCTTTCGTCCCGGAGGGCGCCACATCCATGACCATCATCGTCTGGCGGGAGCCCGGCGATCCCGGCGCTCCTCCGCACCGGCACTCGGGACCGGCTTTCGGCTACGTCACCGAGGGTGCGGTGCGTTTTGAGCTGGAGGGCGAGCCGGAGCGCGTGATCAAGGCCGGTGAGACGTTCTGGGAGCCGGGCGGGGACGTGATCCACTACCAAGACGGCAATGCCCTGGACGACGAGCGAACCGAATTCGTCGTGACCATGCTCTGCGCGCCGGGCCAGCCGATGCTCACCGTGGTCGATGAGGATGAGCTGGCCCAGCGCGCCCATCTGCGTGCTCCGCGCCCCGCCGCGGGCTGA
- a CDS encoding FAD-binding oxidoreductase: MTEPTSRTDAMRTGDVRHMKWWGWGVEGVGFHHEDKPGFAPFVHKAVGLDLRAGERTERPDFSQLKVPASTAPEEFVAVLSGIVGPGNAVADDLSRVVHTYGKSLRDLVRLRAGEIARTPDVVVYPADEAEVQSVVDAAVEADAVIIPFGGGSNIAGSLEPHPDESRVVVSLDLGRLGRVLEIDTDSGLARIQAGALGPDLEAQLNRRGWTMGHFPDSFTHSSVGGWVATRSSGMQSDKYGDIADIVKGLRVVRAGGVLVIRAVPSASTGPSVREMVVGSEGRLGVITEVTVQVHRLPERRGIYAYFFKNFDHGLAAMQEIAESDASPSVTRISDAHETGFSLATTKESKGVAKKAQAGLMAYLKRRGWDLDEICLSFIGFEGGTAHAKRQKSIVDRIVRKHHGIGVGKGPGALYDQKKFDTPYIRDFLLDHGAAGDVSETAGPWSKLRGIHAAVYDAADSAYEKLGRKGWTMCHMSHSYHSGACLYFTFAFVFGDDPLGEYDTVKRAIQQAFVDAGGTISHHHGVGLEHAPWLEEDISAQGVAVMSGLFDAVDPGGNFNPRKIVV; encoded by the coding sequence GTGACCGAACCCACCTCCCGCACCGACGCAATGCGTACCGGCGATGTGAGGCACATGAAGTGGTGGGGCTGGGGCGTGGAAGGCGTCGGCTTCCACCACGAGGACAAGCCCGGTTTCGCGCCGTTCGTGCACAAGGCCGTCGGTCTCGACCTCCGGGCGGGCGAGCGCACCGAGCGGCCCGACTTCTCGCAGTTGAAGGTGCCCGCCTCGACGGCGCCGGAGGAGTTCGTCGCGGTCCTGAGCGGCATCGTCGGGCCCGGGAACGCCGTCGCCGACGACCTGTCCCGGGTCGTCCACACGTACGGCAAGAGCCTGCGTGACCTGGTCCGCCTCCGAGCCGGTGAGATCGCGCGCACTCCCGACGTGGTCGTCTACCCGGCCGACGAGGCGGAGGTGCAGAGCGTCGTCGACGCGGCCGTCGAGGCCGACGCCGTGATCATTCCCTTCGGGGGCGGCAGCAACATCGCGGGCAGCCTCGAGCCGCACCCGGACGAGTCGCGGGTGGTCGTCTCGCTCGACCTCGGCCGCCTGGGCCGCGTGCTGGAGATCGACACCGACTCCGGCCTGGCGCGCATCCAGGCCGGCGCGCTGGGCCCTGATCTCGAGGCCCAACTCAACCGGCGCGGCTGGACGATGGGGCACTTCCCCGACTCGTTCACCCACTCCTCGGTCGGCGGGTGGGTCGCCACGCGCTCGTCGGGCATGCAGTCGGACAAGTACGGCGACATCGCGGACATCGTCAAGGGACTGCGTGTCGTGCGGGCCGGCGGGGTCCTCGTGATCCGTGCCGTTCCGAGCGCGTCGACCGGGCCGAGCGTGCGGGAGATGGTGGTGGGCTCGGAGGGGCGGCTCGGCGTCATCACCGAGGTCACGGTGCAGGTGCACCGGCTCCCCGAGAGGCGTGGCATCTACGCCTACTTCTTCAAGAACTTCGACCACGGCCTCGCCGCGATGCAGGAGATCGCCGAGAGCGACGCCTCGCCCTCGGTCACCCGTATCTCGGACGCGCACGAGACGGGCTTCTCGCTCGCGACGACCAAGGAGTCGAAGGGTGTCGCCAAGAAGGCGCAGGCCGGCCTCATGGCGTATCTCAAGCGGCGTGGTTGGGACCTCGACGAGATCTGTCTCTCATTCATCGGCTTCGAAGGAGGCACGGCGCACGCGAAGCGTCAGAAGTCGATCGTCGACCGGATCGTGCGCAAGCACCACGGCATCGGCGTCGGCAAGGGACCCGGTGCGCTCTACGACCAGAAGAAGTTCGACACGCCGTACATCCGCGACTTCCTGCTCGACCATGGTGCCGCCGGCGATGTGAGCGAGACGGCCGGTCCGTGGTCGAAGCTCCGTGGCATCCATGCGGCGGTCTACGACGCGGCCGACAGCGCCTATGAGAAGCTCGGTCGCAAGGGCTGGACGATGTGCCACATGTCGCACTCGTACCACTCCGGCGCCTGCCTCTACTTCACCTTCGCCTTCGTGTTCGGCGACGACCCGCTCGGCGAGTACGACACGGTCAAGCGCGCGATCCAGCAGGCGTTCGTCGACGCCGGCGGCACGATCTCGCACCACCACGGGGTGGGCCTGGAGCACGCGCCCTGGCTGGAGGAGGACATCTCGGCGCAGGGCGTCGCGGTCATGTCGGGCCTCTTCGACGCCGTGGACCCGGGTGGCAACTTCAACCCGCGCAAGATCGTGGTCTGA
- a CDS encoding VOC family protein, giving the protein MSAFRTPQVILFSDDLPRAVAFYVRLGFTETFRVPTEGEPMHVDLMLDGYKIGIASAASTRDDHGLDPLVHGQRAAVILWTDDTTAAYDALVADGAPALAPPHAWLDRLLIAWTADPDGNPVQIVQSMARPAAGQNPDGPS; this is encoded by the coding sequence ATGTCGGCCTTCCGGACGCCTCAAGTGATTCTGTTCAGTGATGATCTCCCGCGGGCCGTTGCCTTCTACGTCCGGCTGGGATTCACCGAGACGTTCCGCGTGCCCACGGAGGGCGAGCCGATGCACGTCGATCTCATGCTGGACGGATACAAGATCGGCATCGCCTCCGCTGCTTCCACCCGCGATGACCACGGCCTGGACCCGCTCGTCCACGGCCAGCGCGCGGCCGTCATCCTCTGGACGGACGATACGACCGCGGCCTACGACGCTCTCGTCGCGGACGGAGCACCCGCCCTCGCGCCCCCGCATGCCTGGCTCGATCGACTGCTGATCGCCTGGACGGCTGACCCCGACGGCAACCCCGTACAGATTGTGCAGTCCATGGCGCGACCGGCCGCAGGTCAGAACCCGGACGGGCCGTCTTGA